agcctcccagacagctagagctgccagctaggaagagtggtggactctttaatacatcagtataGATCTtgacttcctgagtgtcgagttaaagcttagtaaaagctttcaggagtaatcattagcttctttatcttaattcagcaatgacttcttgttgaacataaaggcaagatttggtagcagaagacttacctggtccatattaccacagcctcatcaggggacccacaggaacacatcatgcctttcctataacatctgtagccttacagtgtagtgtagggtgtcgttatACAATAAAGGGCGCAAGAACTCATCgacagtcatctttgcacaatacttctaaATCAGTTCTATATAACGGACTGTAACTTCAGATACAAATAGAATACTTattgacagtatccacaattATCCCcttttttggggtaatgtatacgtgcatgcgcatacaaggtataccaggccacCTTTTTCTTCGcggctggaatcgaggctaagggtCACCATGCCTCAGAGGacgtccgacatgcgtgcacgaataattacaagtgctagtgtattTTTTGGCCTGGACGTTATCCCACAATGACATCAACGCACTGAAGTtttagtgattcgtgcacgcatatCGGATCTCCTCTGGGGTCATACTGAATGACATAATGAGTATCCTTTTATCACCCATctcaccagtttgagcagtgtctcAGTGTGTTGATGTGTTGATggtagtgtctgtgttgtagtgtctcagcatagagggggaggagggacgACATTcggtcaccacacccactcacaccactcagCTCTCCAAGCAGGAGATTGAAACTGGAGGGAAGTGGGGCAAGATTAGAATTGCTATTACGTATAACTATTTAcatcacaacacacaacacattcacaagCTCACTTGAGGATTCTCTTGTGTACACTGGCCCACATTTATCTACCACAACATCTACAAAAGCACGTACCCTTATCACAAACACATTTGTACTagcatacctttatcccataccccacgTACTACACCATAAGCTCCACACATTGTAATGGAAACACTACAACAGTACACTCAACAGTCGTCTCTCGTCAGACAATccttgtatgtgtgtgcgtgattGATAAGGATCTCAACTAACAATTTGTGCTGCAGAAATATCATGGATTTGGCTAGCTTGTCCATATTTGTGTTCCAAGCACAAAAGCCACCACTTAAGTCTTTGTGGATGTGCTGCTCTACCAGCTGCACTCTCCTGGTCTGtgtgaccacaccctccaGGTCTCCTGAGAGTAGAGCCTCACACCCTCAGCCACATAGTACCTGAGGGGAAGGGAGAGAtagtgaaataattatagtggaacAATGAACAGAGGACGTACCCTACAAATTTCCTACGAAAAATAATTCCGAGCGAAGCAAGGCTCTAATCAGATTCATTTTAGTggtggtagctagctagtggaCACATTCATTAGAACTATAGTGGCTTAATTTGGTTGCTGCAGACAGTACGGTTAATTTGACTTCAGTAGTTTTACAATCTGCAAGGACAATTAACCTCTCTACCGTGGTGAAAAACCTACTGTAAAGAATACACGTAAAATGAAGTACAAATGGTACATGATATGCATCAGTCAACAAACACATTCTGTACTAGGGTGGGTGGATTTGGTAAAGACTGCAGAATGGATAAGCAACAATCACACTGAGTCAAAACAGACAATAAAGACCCACTCTACAATAAACATTAAGAATTAAGGGTCGTAGCTTTGATGGAGGGCCTACTACCATGATTTGATGAATATGATTATTACTGGTTGACTGGTAGCAAGTGTCACTGTGAGTATAGGTGTGGTTGCATCCCTCTGATCTGTGGACATACACAACTGGAAGGGATTCAGAGAATAAAATGTTTCATGCTTGATAAAGGGAACTTCCAAGTATATTGGTCTATTCGAAGAAGTACGTaccaaagtacatgtatgttagaATGAATGGCTTGTACACCGTCTCACTTTTAGTTTATACTCATTACCACTAACATGCCAATCACTTCTAACATAtaaaaggaaagggattggaaatggaaGCGGTACAATCCATGTTTCCCGGTGGTTTAATGGAGGCCGTTATTCTACATGCAGTGGCGTAGCATAGACGCTGAAGTTTATTcactaaaaaaaggtcatcacttttcctcagcagtaagcatgcgtatcagatggccctgcccacatatccattacatgacatcattctagtaactatgcGCATACAGTACTGCAGAATAGATCGACAGATTACAGTTTCAAGCTAAGTTGCAGTTGATGGAGCACAAAAGgaggggggctctagccccgtcagcccccTCTGCCTACCCCACTGACATgaagaaaattaattattaattgcaaCGGACTAGAACCAGTCACTATAGTGTCTGTGAGGGCGAGTAGCGTTGTTAGAGGTGCTGTATTGATGTTATATAGAGGACCTTTGTATGTAAGTCAGAGTAAAACCCCAAATACCAAAATAACTGTGTTTTGTGTtttgggtgagatccagagggggcAATTTTCTGCCAGCCAATCTTAATCCAGCTAAAGGAGATGTAGTGCTAATAAAACCTTCCTGATGCATTTATAACTGTTAAAAGCAGCTGTAAGACACAGCTTACCTCCCAATAACAGCTGGTAAAGAATATTTATACAATACCTGCCTGAATGCCTGAATGATCGTCTCTTATAGCAGAGTAATGCTATCGTTTCCACTAATTAAAAAGTGAAACACAGATAAGATCAAGGGCATTCTAATCACAAGCATCAAGTCTATGTACGTTAGCACGTGATCCgcttctgtttccaatccctttatAATAATCTATGCTTCTAACAGTACTAGTGACTGCATACTCACCAGCCTCACAAATAGTCAAGAGTTTCTGAGAGATCTCATTGAGATGATCTGCCAGCTCCAGCAACTCTTCATCCATCAATCACTTCACAAAACAGACGGTAAAGATCCACTACACAATAAACATCAAGTGAGACAAGGGTACTAGCTCTGATAAAGGGTCATGCAATCTACAACTATTATTTGAAGTAAGGGTCACAGTAGAAAAGACATAGCTAGCTTGCAGCTAGAGTTAGTCTACTGCTTTTCACTCCAGCATGATGTTTAGTTAACACTCGTAGACTACCAAGTTAAATCAACTTCTCTAATCttgtatagatctagttaaTTTGGTAAAGAGTATTAACTAAACATATGTCATATCATATGATATGACATGTTTACAGTTGGAACTTAGCTTAGTTAAATCATAGAGCTAGATGTAGCTCTGTGATATTGTCTTGGCCTAATTTCTTATTTTTACTTTTGCTTTATAGACACACAGCTACAGGTGAGTCCAATACAGTATCTAAAATATATATACTAGATCTCCATACCATTAACTTCAACAGAGGCCTCTCTGGTGTCCAACAGCAGTGTTACATGTCCTGGAGAGGCAGTTCTGTTCACATGCTCTGTGCCTGGTGATATGTCTAGTGTACTGAGATGGCAAGTCGATCCTCCAGCAGAGTCTGGGTTAATGACTATGCAAAGTACACTCTTCCTTGGTTCTCTAGTCGGTCGAAGGGACACATTTGGATTTGGAGTGATCATGTTTGAGGCTGTTCTTGTGAGCAGTGACGGAGTAAACCTGACTTCTACTCTCATCAACCTcagtgaagtgtctgtactggATGGAAGCATTGTCACCTGTACTTTAAATGGTCTTACAGTTGTTGAACTACAGCAGACAATATTGGTTGCTGGTGAGGAGCTATCTTTACTAATCTAGCACAGTCTCTTATATTGATGTCACACACAGGTAATCCAACCTCTCCACTAAACCCAAGATTATCCTCCACTCTAAATCAACCCAGTTCCTCTAATATCTCTCTGGACTGGGAGgctccctcctctactggtggtgtgtctatCAGGTATGTCCTCATTATCTCCCCAACATCTCTCTCCGGGTCACCAGTCACTGTGGACACCACCTTAGCACAAATCACTGTCTCCTACAACGTTATATACAATGTGACTATCAGAGCTGACAACTGTGCTGGAATGAATGAAACTAGAATTGTGAATCTGAGTAAGCTCATTAAAcgtaatgtacattgtatatctATGCTCTTTCTCTTACAGTTGTGTGCCCCACACCGTCTACTGCTGCTAGTGTGACTATCATCAACACACCTCCTGTCACTATTGGTGGATCCATGCTCACCTTCACTTGCAGTGGAGACAATGAAGTGAGAACCTCAACCTGCGGCAGTAGTGGATGGTCTCCTGACCCTGGGACCTTTGACTGCAGCAGTCCGATTACAGGTATATAATCTTAATCATAAATTTGTACATGCTTCTTTTCATTGGTGTCCTCATTAGATCCCCCAGTCACCTGTGGCTCTCCTGATGCACCATCCAGAGGTAGTGTGGACATCAGTGGTGGgacaccacccttctcactgGGTTCAGAGGTAACCTATCGCTGTGACGAGGGACTGTTCCCCCCTAATGtgaggaccagcacatgcactgatgtgggaggtaggggagagtgggtggagaatcctGGGAGCTTGATGTGCAGGGAGAGACCAGGTGAAATGTAGTTGATCAGAACAAAATTTTCCTGCGAAAAAATAATTTTTGTCTGCATGATCTGTCTACAATTGTATTCAATGGCAGGTCATATAATATTGGGTGCTCATGTTGAGCTGATGAGATACAAACATCTGTCATGTGCTATAGTCATAGTATAATCATATGatacagatattttctgaccGTCCATATCATTATAGTCAACTGCACTGTACCTGTTGAGCCCTGCACAACGGTGCTATAGTGGACCATGAGAGGTTGAACaagacagtgttggagggaacagtgctgacttaccatATGCAGTGTGACAATCGACTTTCAttgactggacccaacaccattacttgcactaatgctggagtctggagcactgagcctgaggcaatcatgtgtgtacttATGCATGACTGAAGGTgatatacaattatatatagatgAGCTTTGTAATTGTTCGCTATTTATATACTACCGGTATCTCATCTAACAGTTTCTACTGTCGCTTCCTTGTCCACTTCTGCAACTGTCGCTATCAGTgtggtcatcactttcattgtcactCTAGTCATTGGGTTCCTCACTGGACTGCTGGTGATGCATCTTTTCTCTCGTAAGAAAGCAGTGTACTTCCCAGCAACTGAAGGACAATCTAATGTACGACCTACTGCACCAaatggtcctgtttatgaggaggtgtcacccaaagaggagattgaactcaacacaaaccaAGCATACGGACCagtaggactgtgaaactCATTCACTTTAGTATTCAACgagttataattaattgctaTCATTCTGGCATTTCGTTTGTTTTACAGACTATCATGATAGACGCTATAGTGTTTTATccttcgtataattattataattatatatataacctATACGTAGAGATTGTctcaatataataatttattttgcATTCCCTAATACAGGCAGGAGGTCATTTTTTGCTGTAAATTGTCATTATTATAACGTGGTGTTTTTGACTTCCTCAAAGAAATAGAATGAAGTGGTGTGGTTCCTTTGAAATAAGTGATCAAACTCAACAGTTTTTATAACTATGCCTCGGTGTGGTGGTAGTATGTGCATTATACTCTAGCTTTCAGTATACTATTGTTTTCCTTGCAACTTTCATTATATATTCAGCATCAGACGTTCATTGagaacaatgtaaacaatacatgtacgtagcactACATCTGTTCACATATTTAGCAAAGAGTAGTaagaaaaaacaacaaataattatacaactgcatgttacTGTTCTGTCAGACTTGTCCAGATTCCTGCAGCAAATATAAATCACAGTACATAAAGTACTCGTAagaaaaacaattattaatgagtggtgcaagctgcgcAGTgataatgcctctcgccatgttttgcttctgTCACTCAAAAAGAATTATAGAGACAGAAACTAGACATTACGCAATGCCGGACTCACATTGGATTGTGTTGTTCTATTCTCCCTCTAAGGATCATTCTCCCTAGCAGCTGACAGAGTAAGGTGAGACAGTCCACTCCAGCAGACTGCACCAGGGCATTGTCACATGTACAGCTCTGTGAGGGTGGAGGGggagtacatgtaaataactGGCATTACCTATTAAACAATGGACACAAAAGTGTTTTGGAGCAAACGTTAACCTGTGCTATTGTAAAAATAATGTCTTCTATACAGCGTTGGAGCGACATTATTGAACACACTCAAAGAAAATGGATAACGAAACAGAAAGAGAGTATTAGAACAACattgaacacatgcatgcactcaaaATAAATGTAGCGTAGTCACAGTGCAACACAAATACAAGCAATTAAATGTACTGTGGAATCCACTACTCTGTTTCAGTGAAGCACTGGTGTCTAAGAAATTTCAACCCACACACTGTCACTATAAAACAACTGGAGAGCTAGCTACTTTCATACATCTACTCATctcaccagtttgagcagtgtctccaggAGGTTGATGTGTTTAGGGTAGTAtctgtgttgtagtgtctcagcagagagggggaggagggaggacattcggtcaccacacccacttacaCTACTCAGCTCTCCAGCAGGAGAAGGAACTGGAGGGGGTGTACAATGGGTTAAAActaccattattattatacgtactcTACCTCAATGGataacacacaacacattcacaagCTGTACACAACACTTGTGTCACTGGCTGATACAGTGACCACCACATTTATCTACCGACTATACAGCACATCTACAAAAGTGCACCTAATCCACATGTCACAtcaacatacctttatcccataccacACTCAATCTCATCTCCAcacacaacatgcatgcacacaccctcacccctcaTTCTCTCCCACGGCTCTCCCGGCTTTGTGATAGTGTGAGTCCACACATCCTCCCCTCCTCATTTTGGGAGCCAATGAACCACACGAGTACATCTGCTGGTCTGTATGAGTCGGGTCGTCATGGATATGCTGTACCACCCCAAATACAGACGGTCCAGATCAATACCATGCACAGGAGCTGAGGAAGGGGGAGGATGAACAATAGTAAAACAATTCAATCGTAAACACAATCATCAATAGCTaaggattggagttatgctctcgtcggatttcttgtttccacacttttttgtggttcccctggccaatcctagcaatttttcacattgcaaatgtttttctagtcggatatatATAGGGCTggggtttatggtagttaaaccccacccagttgctatgatacagaccccaagtggggtATATAAAatagttagatactgtttaggaggTATCTATGGAAATTATAAGCCCAAAGGCCTGCTTATGAGTGCCTgcgggcttataattcccatagatactgactaaacagtatctaacgagTTTAGTTGCTAGGTTCATTTCAAAAACTAACCGAAAGAATG
This is a stretch of genomic DNA from Halichondria panicea chromosome 1, odHalPani1.1, whole genome shotgun sequence. It encodes these proteins:
- the LOC135349283 gene encoding uncharacterized protein LOC135349283 translates to MSSVLRWQVDPPAESGLMTMQSTLFLGSLVGRRDTFGFGVIMFEAVLVSSDGVNLTSTLINLSEVSVLDGSIVTCTLNGLTVVELQQTILVAGNPTSPLNPRLSSTLNQPSSSNISLDWEAPSSTGGVSIRYVLIISPTSLSGSPVTVDTTLAQITVSYNVIYNVTIRADNCAGMNETRIVNLIVCPTPSTAASVTIINTPPVTIGGSMLTFTCSGDNEVRTSTCGSSGWSPDPGTFDCSSPITDPPVTCGSPDAPSRGSVDISGGTPPFSLGSEVTYRCDEGLFPPNVRTSTCTDVGGRGEWVENPGSLMCRERPGEM